AGCTTTTGAAGGTGATTCTAAGGTGTCTTTCTTTGAAGGGAATTATTCTGATTATGAAGAAGATAAAAAGAAACGTCTTGGAAAAGCTATGGAGCAACCTCATAGAATAAAATTTAGAAAATTAACACGTTAAAATAACTATAGACTCTAATTAGAGTAATAACATAACAATAAAATAAAGTTTTTTATTATAACTCTTAGAAAAAAGAAAATATTAAATTATATCTAAACTTTTTTGATTATTAGTTGTTACTCTAATAGTCTAAGTTAATGTTAAAGAATTATTTGAAGTAAAACAAGTAAGAGTTTTTAAAGAATCTATAGAGTGAACACTAATATTATTATCTATTGTAGATATATGTTCTTCCAAAATAGGAGTAACCATACGTGATAAAACACCTTTAGGGCCGACTTCTATCCATTGGCGGGTACCATCTTTCCACTGATTTGTAATAACATTAATCCAATGGACAGGTGATATCATTTGATTTAGAATAGAATCATAAATACTTTTTGTATCTACAAAGGGAGTACCTGTACTGTTAGTATAGATAGGGTATAGTGGTGTAGACCAATTCATTTTAGATAATTTTTCTGAAAATTTCTGTGAAGCTTTTTCCATAAGTGGACTATGAAAAGCTCCACTAACAGGAAGTAATACAGCACGGCCTCTTTTTTCTTTTACAAAAGAAATAGTTGCTTCTATAGCTTCTCTTGTTCCACTTACAACAAATTGGACAGGAGTATTATAGTTTGCGATTGTTATAGATTGTTGTATGTTATGAGATACATCTTTCACAATACATTCAACTTCAGTTTGGCTAAGACGAAGAATAGCAATCATTGCTCCCTGTTCACTAGGTTCTAAATTTGACATTAATTCCCCACGTAAACACACAAGTTCAAGCACTGATTCAAAGGATAAAACTTTTGCTGCTGCTAATGCACTAAACTCTCCCAAGCTATGTCCAGCCACACAACCTGGCACAAGGTGTTTAGATAATTGTTGCCAAATTGACATATTCACTACAGTTAAAGCTGGTTGCAAATATTGTGTATCTGACATCAAAGTTGTATCATTGCTTTCCCAGTACACAGCTCGGAGAGGTAGTTTACTAATAGATTCTGCTTTTTCCCAAAGGCTCATCATTTCTTTTGAAGATTCTGCTATATCACGTCCCATATTATTTTCTTGTGAGCCTTGTCCTGGAAAAAGAATTGCAATAGGATTTTTCATTATAATTACCTATAAGTGGGGTTAACTTAAAAATACTAAAAAAGAAAAAAGAAAGAATATTAAAAAAATATTAATTATAACCAATTGAACTGATTTTCATAAGTTTTTCCCAATTATGTGAAGATTGTATGTGACGAACAGTACCTGTTTTACTTCTAATAGCAATAGAGTGTGTGGTTGCACCCTGCCCATGAAACTGAACACCATGGAGAAATGAGCCTCCTGAAATACCTGTAGCAGCAAAGAAAACATCATCTGCTTTTACTAAATCATCAACTTCAAGTAGTTTTGATAAATCTATTCCAGCATTGTATAGAGACTGTTTTTCAGTTTCAGTCTGAGGATCTAGTCTTGCGATCATCCCTCCACCAATACCTTTAATTGCACAAGCCGAAAGAACACCTTCAGGAGTTCCTCCTGTTCCTATCATAAGATCTATCTCAGATCTGGGATCTACAGCTAATAGTGCACCTGCGACGTCACCATCTGTATGAAGTTGTATTCGAGCGCCTGCTGTACGAATATCTGTAATAAGTTGTTTATGCCTTGGTTTATCTAATACAAATACCGTGAGATCTTTTATATCTTTCCCAAGAGCCTTAGCAATATTTTTCAAATTTGTTTCTACAGGTGCATCTAGATCAATAACATTTTTTGCTGACTGACTCACAACTAACTTTTGCATATAAAAACTTGGACCAGGATCATACATACTTCCTGCAGGAGCAGCTCCAACTACTGCAATAGCATTTGGTCTACCAAATGCAAGGAGATTTGTTCCCTCTACAGGATCTACAGCAATATCTAAAGGGTATCCATAACCTAATCCAACTTGTTCACTATTATACAACATAGGTGCTTCATCTTTTTCACCTTCACCAATAATAATAGTCCCTATCATAGGAAGATTATTAAAAGAAAGACGCATAGCATCAACTGCTGCTTTATCACCGGCATTTTTATCTCCTCTTCCTAGCCAACGAGCAGCAGAAATAGCCGCAGCCTCTGTCACTCTGACAAGATCAAAGGCTAAATTACGCTCTAGTGTTTCTATAGATGACATCATTTTTCTCCACGATAAGATAACTGTTGCAAAACAAATATACATAAAAAGATTACATGAGAGATATATGATATTCAAGAAAAAGATCTTTTAAAAAATAATATACAAAAACACATTATTATTCACTGCTTAAAGATAATTATTATATAGTAATTGCTTTACATTTATATTGAATACGATAAATATATTTCTCACTATTTTTTGATATACATAGAGGATATATGAGAGCTGAGCAATATTTGAAGACATGTTTAGAATGTACTATAAAAAAACTAGGTTATACCTGGCCTAAAAAAGCAGTTATAGAAATCCCCCAAAATACATTGCATGGCGATCTTGCTACAAATATTGCTTTAGTCCTTGCAAACAATATAGGAATAAATCCAAAAAATATTGCTGAAAAAATTGCTGAAAAGTTGCAGCAAGAAAGTACCTCATTTTCTTCTGTATCTGTTGCAGGACCAGGTTTTCTAAATATTACATTTTCTCCAACTTTTTGGCAAAAAACTATTAATCATATCCTCTCTAAAGGAAGTAGTTATGGCTCTTGCCAATTAGGAAATAAACAGAAAGTACTTATTGAATATGTTTCTGCAAATCCTACAGGCCCTTTACATATAGGGCATGGAAGAGGTGCTGCAATAGGAGATACCCTTGCACGTCTTCTACGCTTCACTGGATATAATGTTACTACAGAATATTATATCAATGATGCAGGAAGGCAAATGCAATTACTAGGGTTATCTATTTGGCTAAGAATTAAAGAGCTTAGTGGGATACAAGTTACATGGCCAGAAGAATATTATAAAGGAACGTATATTATTGAAATTGCAAAAGCATTATTAGAAGAGCAGCCTGATATCATCTCATATACAGATATAGATGGTGAGCAGGCTAGTTTTCACTTTGGTATGAATGTAATACTTAACGGTATTAAACAAGATCTTAAAACATTTAAAGTAGAACATGAAGAATGGTTTTCAGAACGTACATTAATAAAAACAAATGCTATTGAACAAACTCTTAAAGCTTTAGAGTGTACAGGACTTACATTCGAAAAAGAAGGTGCTCTTTGGTTCCAATCTACTGTTTTTGGTGATGATAAAGATAGAGTCCTTCGTAAATCAGACAAATCGCTAACTTATTTTGCATTAGATATTGCTTATCATTACACAAAGTATAATAGAGGATTTGATAGAATCATAGATATATTAGGTGCAGATCACCATGGATATATTGCTCGTATTAAAGCTGCAATGCAAGCTTTTGGACATGATCCAATGACATTTGATATTATACTTATTCAACTTGTAAGTTTATTAGAAAATGGTATTCAAGTAGCAATGTCTACAAGGGCTGGGCAATTTGAAAAACTTATTGATGTAATAAATGAAGTTGGCGTAGATGCAGCAAGATTTATGTTTCTTCTACGTAAAAGTGATGCTCATCTTGATTTTGATCTTGAATTAGTAAAACAACGTACAATGAACAATCCTGTTTATTATGTACAATATGCTTATGCTCGTATCTGTTCTATTATAAGAAAAGCTCATGACCTTGGCTTTACTATTACTGATGTAAATGAAGTTCCCTTATCAAATATTACTACAAAAGATGAACTCAACTTATTACGCCTATTAGATAAGTTTGAAGATGTCATTTATAATGCTGCACAACACCTTGCCCCTCACTATATTACACATTATCTTATGGAACTTGCAGGAGAACTTCATAGTTATTATGCAAAATATCCTGTATTACAATCTAATGAAAAGACTATAGTTCTTTCTCGTCTTGCATTACTACAAGCTGTTGGACAAGTTATTTATAATGCGCTTAATATTCTTGGTGTAACAGCTCCTAAAAATATGTAACTACCTATGTCATATAAACCAATATCCAAAAAAATAGTAAGACCAAAAAAGTATAGTTCTCACACGACACCTACTTGTTTCTCTTTTTCGATTAGTATTCCAGGATTATGTGTAATACTTTTTATAAGTATTATGGCATTAAGCTGGAGCTTTGTTTTTGGAATACTCATAGGAAGAGGGTACAGCCCTAACCATAATCTTTCTGAAATTAATCAACTCATCAATGATACATCATCTGAGAACCAAATTGAAAAACAGCCTATTTTAAAGCCAGAAAATCTACGTTTCATGCATGAACTCAAACAAGATAATAATCCTACTCTATATAATAAAGAAGAAAAAAAAATACATAATTTATCTCAAGAAATAGATACAAATCTTCAACATAGTCAAATACCTTCTTCACACCCACACCAAGACCTTAAACAAAAAAAAGATATATCTTCTGAAACAAAAAATATACAAAAAAATATTAATACAAAAGAGCAAGTTCAACAAATAACATCTCAAAATGATTTAATGATATATAGTTTTGTTTTTCAAGTAGCTTCATTTAAGAAAAAAATTCAAGCAGAAAATTTACGAGAAAAACTCGAAGAAGAGGGTTTTCGCACACAACTAGTAACAACAAACGATGAAAAAGGTAATATACGTTGGTATCATGTCAGGGTACTCTTGAGAGGAGTGATCAGTGATGCTATAATAGCCAAAGATACCTTTACTCAATTAAAACTTAAAGATACAAAAATTATTTCTCAGGAGCCAACCGGAAGACATCGCTAAGTCACCTGGAGCACATATGTTAATGGTATTTAATCAATTAGTTATATTGCTTGGTCAATGGACTATCAGTATTTGTATAACACTTGGAGAAATATTTTTATTTCTACTTGAAGGGTTCCGTCAAATATTTATTACACCAAAATTATGCTCAAAAGCCATTAGACAAATTTATGTTATTGGAACTAAATCACTTTTTGTCATTTCTCTTATAGGATTATTTACAGGCATGGTTCTTGGACTTCAAGGATATTATGTTCTTATAAAATTTGGATCTGTCGGTTTTTTGGGTTCAGCTGTATCTTTAACACTTATTCGAGAATTAGGTCCTGTTTTAACAGCCATTATGATAATAGCTCGAGCAGGCTCTTCAATGACAGCAGAGATAGGTGTTATGCGTATTACAGATCAAATTGATGCACTTGAAGTGATGGATATACCAGGGATAGGATATTTAGTTTCGCCTCGCATTGTTGCCTCACTCATATCATTTCCTCTTCTTACAGCTGTATTTGATGTTATAGGTATAATTGGAGGATATCTTACAGGAGTATGCTTACTAGGTGTAAATGAAGGTGCATATTTTTCAAGTATTGAATCAAGTACAACTTTATCTGATATTAATGAAGGTTCTATTAAAGCATTAACTTTTGCTATACTTGTTATTCTTATTTGTTGTTATAAAGGTTATAATGCTCATCGACGTCGAGATGGTAGAGGTCCAGAAGCTGTTGCTAATGCTACTACCTCTGCTGTAGTTGTATCATGTGTACTAGTTTTAATTGCTGATTATGTTGTTACCTCAGCAATGTTACGTTAAGGATAAAAATCAATGCCACATATACGTACAGCTTGGGATATCCGTTTAGAACACCTCTACTTAGGTTATGAAAACAAAGCAATACTTCATAATATTAATACAGTGATTCCTGGTGGTAAAATAACATTTGTATTAGGTGAATCTGGCTGTGGGAAATC
The sequence above is drawn from the Lawsonia intracellularis PHE/MN1-00 genome and encodes:
- the argS gene encoding arginine--tRNA ligase; translation: MRAEQYLKTCLECTIKKLGYTWPKKAVIEIPQNTLHGDLATNIALVLANNIGINPKNIAEKIAEKLQQESTSFSSVSVAGPGFLNITFSPTFWQKTINHILSKGSSYGSCQLGNKQKVLIEYVSANPTGPLHIGHGRGAAIGDTLARLLRFTGYNVTTEYYINDAGRQMQLLGLSIWLRIKELSGIQVTWPEEYYKGTYIIEIAKALLEEQPDIISYTDIDGEQASFHFGMNVILNGIKQDLKTFKVEHEEWFSERTLIKTNAIEQTLKALECTGLTFEKEGALWFQSTVFGDDKDRVLRKSDKSLTYFALDIAYHYTKYNRGFDRIIDILGADHHGYIARIKAAMQAFGHDPMTFDIILIQLVSLLENGIQVAMSTRAGQFEKLIDVINEVGVDAARFMFLLRKSDAHLDFDLELVKQRTMNNPVYYVQYAYARICSIIRKAHDLGFTITDVNEVPLSNITTKDELNLLRLLDKFEDVIYNAAQHLAPHYITHYLMELAGELHSYYAKYPVLQSNEKTIVLSRLALLQAVGQVIYNALNILGVTAPKNM
- a CDS encoding SPOR domain-containing protein, which encodes MSYKPISKKIVRPKKYSSHTTPTCFSFSISIPGLCVILFISIMALSWSFVFGILIGRGYSPNHNLSEINQLINDTSSENQIEKQPILKPENLRFMHELKQDNNPTLYNKEEKKIHNLSQEIDTNLQHSQIPSSHPHQDLKQKKDISSETKNIQKNINTKEQVQQITSQNDLMIYSFVFQVASFKKKIQAENLREKLEEEGFRTQLVTTNDEKGNIRWYHVRVLLRGVISDAIIAKDTFTQLKLKDTKIISQEPTGRHR
- a CDS encoding MlaE family ABC transporter permease; the encoded protein is MLMVFNQLVILLGQWTISICITLGEIFLFLLEGFRQIFITPKLCSKAIRQIYVIGTKSLFVISLIGLFTGMVLGLQGYYVLIKFGSVGFLGSAVSLTLIRELGPVLTAIMIIARAGSSMTAEIGVMRITDQIDALEVMDIPGIGYLVSPRIVASLISFPLLTAVFDVIGIIGGYLTGVCLLGVNEGAYFSSIESSTTLSDINEGSIKALTFAILVILICCYKGYNAHRRRDGRGPEAVANATTSAVVVSCVLVLIADYVVTSAMLR
- the glpX gene encoding class II fructose-bisphosphatase; this translates as MMSSIETLERNLAFDLVRVTEAAAISAARWLGRGDKNAGDKAAVDAMRLSFNNLPMIGTIIIGEGEKDEAPMLYNSEQVGLGYGYPLDIAVDPVEGTNLLAFGRPNAIAVVGAAPAGSMYDPGPSFYMQKLVVSQSAKNVIDLDAPVETNLKNIAKALGKDIKDLTVFVLDKPRHKQLITDIRTAGARIQLHTDGDVAGALLAVDPRSEIDLMIGTGGTPEGVLSACAIKGIGGGMIARLDPQTETEKQSLYNAGIDLSKLLEVDDLVKADDVFFAATGISGGSFLHGVQFHGQGATTHSIAIRSKTGTVRHIQSSHNWEKLMKISSIGYN
- a CDS encoding ACP S-malonyltransferase, producing MKNPIAILFPGQGSQENNMGRDIAESSKEMMSLWEKAESISKLPLRAVYWESNDTTLMSDTQYLQPALTVVNMSIWQQLSKHLVPGCVAGHSLGEFSALAAAKVLSFESVLELVCLRGELMSNLEPSEQGAMIAILRLSQTEVECIVKDVSHNIQQSITIANYNTPVQFVVSGTREAIEATISFVKEKRGRAVLLPVSGAFHSPLMEKASQKFSEKLSKMNWSTPLYPIYTNSTGTPFVDTKSIYDSILNQMISPVHWINVITNQWKDGTRQWIEVGPKGVLSRMVTPILEEHISTIDNNISVHSIDSLKTLTCFTSNNSLTLT